TACTTGTTTATGAGTCTCTAGCAATATTAtgaacttattataataatctttGGATTATTTTGGGTGTTgatttttggtgaagaagatgatgaaatcaAGTGAAACATATACTAGTTATATATTTTGGGTTTGCTATGTAAATCAGAAAAATAAGTTTGGAATGATGGTAAGGGGTGTTGGTGCATAAgcatgaggtctcgggttcgaaccctgcaaggactattttttttaaaaccctATGAGGTAgtctttttctattattattattattattattattattattattattattattattattattattattattattattattattattattattattattattatcattattattatcgttattgttattgttattagttattgatgttattattagtaagtattactattattattattagtattgttaagttaactattatgattactaacatactaaaatctattaaatattagtaatatcattataattacaattgttagtattattattatcattgttgtatgtattattatattaccactattattattaaaatagttattataattagtatcattattattattatctctaatattgtattaatatcaagttataattattattgttatatttactattaatataattattattatatataaagtattatcattaatattatcatcgttttttttattaatatgattatcactatcattatatcgaaattatctttttatcaaaaagtaacatttttaataaagttattataattattaaaatttcattcagattagtattattattatgaacaacattacatataacaaactatatttttttatataatactaaaacatatataaatatatatagatatattaatataaataaatgaataaatgttaattattttcaatgtatatatataaaaaatatatatataacatataatttaagttataatacatataaacaaagtatatgtataaaataaagattaatattaaattcatataactacaaacacataaatgttatataattaataaatgagtttatgagttttctattataagttttaatagatacacaattgttataggttcgtgaatccgaggccaaccctgcattgttcaatatagtcatatgtatttttactacaaaatacagtatggtgagtttcattaatccctttttaaatgcttttccaatatatatttttgggactgagaatacatgcgctgcttttataaatgttttacgaaatagacacaagtaatcgaaactactttatatgattgaatgaccgaaatcgaatatgcccctttttattaagtctggtaatctaagaattagggaacagacaccctaattgacgcgaactctaaagatagatctatcgggcccaacaagccctatccaaagtaccggatgctttagtacttcgaaatttatatcatgtccgaaggaggatcccggaatgatggggatattcttatatacatattgtgaatgtcggttaccaggtgttcaatccatatgaatgatatttttgtctctatgcatgggacgtatgtttatgagaaatggaaatatgaaattttgtggtctattaaaattatgaaatgattatttatgctaaactaatgaactcaccaaccttttggttgacacttgaaagcatgtttattctcaggtacgaaagaaatctcccgctgtgcatttgatcattttaaagatattacttggagtcattcatgacatatttcaaaagacgttgcattcgattcgttgagtttatcaagatcattattaagtcaattatagttggatatattatgaaatggtatgcatgactgtcaactatagatgtaatgaaagattgtcttttcaaaacgaatgcaatgtttgtaaaatgtatcatatagaggttaagtacctcgcaatgtaatcaactattgtgaatcgtttataatcgatatggacttcattcggatggattaggacgggtcctttcatcgacGACAGCATCTGGGAATCGGCAACAACAGTCGGTGaagtggcggatgagtctgagtcactgtccaaaatgatgacaggtggaatattcgacatctgaacaaggaaaaaataactttttccacgtcagtaagtcataaagcaagcacgtattaggtaaAGTAACTACGATAGTctagatcatgtgtaacagtaagtagcatgacaataacgacaagtatcatgcaatcgaaagcagataatagcatgcagtagtgaaatcatgtagtagcatacggcatatagtagtaaaagtaagcagcaacatgcatcaagttccacagaaacaagtaaactagcaagttgtagattaatcctattagtgaatcctactcgggtcggtccagactcactaatgcaacctaattccctacaaccaatgctctgataccaaatgtgatgccccgtactaaatcatcatgtacggaacatcaacaacaggatcattacaaggtcaaacactatatgctatttcaaaatacgtttgcattcatgataaaaggtgatgtcttaaccaacatcaatgtttaacaaccaaaagtatgcctcaatgaatagaagcaaggataatagtatgtgacccataggtcgttacaaatcatagtttcaaaagtaataatgtttatgaatgcaagataaacattcatgcggtgacatctctaaagcagcgggtgtctacagcaagactacaacagcggaagcggctaaccttaagcacctgagaaaaacatgcttaaaaatgttaacacaaaggttggtgagctatagtttaagtataacagtatgtaaggtaggccacgagatttcagtgcttcaacagtgtttcaaaacagtatgtaaagcatatgtttaaccgtgggcacttggtaactaacttaacgtttataaccccctgaaagtacacttggagagtgcgtatgattacgaagtattaaatacccgttaaatgctagcgctactagcccgagtggggatgtcaaaccctatggatccatatctaagattcgcgttcaccggttcaaaaaccaatgactaaatgttaccgagctaaggggaaagtttatgccgttgtataacctacacatatataaagtttaagtactcgtgcctagtatgtaaaacgtaaaatgcgcatgtattctcagttcccaaaatagttaaagtaaaaagggatgctataactcacagtggtaaagtagtaaaagtcggtacgcggtaaagtaagcaaagtggttggtctgaaagtcctcaacctaagtcaaaaggtactaagttagtaaatctttcctaaaggtttaaatgtatgtaaattaggtcttaagtatcatcatcattcatcactaagtcaaaagggtaaagtaagttttcattcaagaatagggtttaaaacaaaggctgactttgttcagttgccacggcctctatacaaactgaaatgaggtgagaccagtagccatggctccgcatatgagtcctttagttttggtaaaaattccagaaccaaacccgtcttcatttgaccgtggcgacggtttaagtgcgagtaggtcagaattttcagcacaacgttaaaaggacatagtgacgttcggagggccatagatcctaaacagtaactcggattaagacgagtcttaaacaaaaaattatctactcgaacagatataactgaaaataaactttacagtagcccaggtattctgatcagacccgaaaaacagtaggtttagtgttcaggtgggttcttggtgctcgatgctcatcacggttctcatccttgatgcatatagcttcaagtgctcaactcgttgatatgttttgaccataataacacaagtgtaagtctaagataagtatcacaactcatttaagggttgtaagtagtttgaggaaccaaagttacatcaagatcttagatccgacacatacatgaactctaaaagtaatattaaccaagttttgactattatgacactagtgtaagtctaagatgtgtagcacaactcacttaagagttgtatgaagtttgatgaaccaaagttacatcaagatcttagatccaacacatacaagagttataaaagtaatattaagctacaaacttgaaaataacttaaataaacaagatcttaagttgtagaacatagttcttagttagatcttgaagatcctagactcaaaagtctagatctaaagttcttaagttagatccaacacaagtatatgaagtcataactaaaaagttatactttcatgttcttgaacttacaaagttaacttttagtttcaagaaatatgagatcaagattaactagtaatacttgaccaaatcacaactttaaagtacataaaatgaagaaataagttaaatctacaagtaataagttcatagttgttcatacttttaaagattcaagccaaggctttgatctttaagaaagtaaactttaagtttacttcatgaacacaagtatgattataaactcatgaactttctttaacaagttttatggaagaatcaaaacataaacttgattctcctaggttctttatgttcttgaataaacaagatgatatgaagaataaactagagagtttgattcttacaacttagtaagtaaacaacaactaagaacaagtaacaaacaataacaatgaacaagtaaacaaacaagcaaatgatgatgatatgtatgtgAATATAATTCGGTTTttatgaagaaaaagaagagagaaataagtttgttacttacaaatatatgagagaaaaagaaagaaagaaaagtagTAAATGAAGTGTGTGAGAAATGAGGTAGAAGTATACATGTAAGTAGCAAAACAAAAAGCAAAATTCGAATCCCTCCTCCCCATGGGAGGCTCACGGTCATGGGTAAAAAAAACAAGGTCAAATGTTAACTTTCAAGTATTGGAGAATGGTGATAGCTTAGTATGGAAATAAAGCAAAATGGTGTGGGAAATACgcaagtaactagattctttactAAGCTAATTTATCTAGTTGTAACctaatgtaatacttgcataaatatgggctaactagtccattaaggatttagggtgggcttccaagtccactaatcataagtccattaataaaagaccaagtatgtaacaaattaaataaataagctcaagtaattaactagtaaccttagttaattaaaaatgattaataataattaatcatgaatgcaaataatatcttaaatattattcgtgaaaagttcgtgtgtcacaaagacatgtCAGGACATGtaaagtcatgtatggtaacaagtaaatgtaataaaatacattcattaacacgcaagcattaataataaacattattaataattaaacgttggaaaatccagggccgTTACAGTATATAAGCTTCACATAAGCTTCCCTGTAACTTTAACTTTTCATAATAACAGAATTTGTTATCTTCACTTTACTGTTATGGTATCAGAGAGGAGGTTGAGATTCCGATCAACTTTCCAATTGAATTCCGGCATCTAGCCACTTACTCACCTGTAATGCAAAAGATTCCGATCTAATTTTTGACGCCTAGTCAACTCATTCACCTTTAATTTCGATTACCTGCATTCAATCATAAACAAATTAACATTAAACATCAACTCGCTATCAAATCAGAAGATCAATTTCATCATCAATTCATCAATTCTAAATTTGTAATCATAAAACTCTGCTATAATGACAACTGGCACATCACCACTTGAAGGTGACATCAACTCACCTAATCATCCATTGTATCTTCATCAGAGTGATCATCCCGGATTAATCCTCATCTCGAAGAAGCTCACAGGATCTGAAAACTACAGTTCATGGAGACGGTCAATCATGATTGCTCTAAATGCTAAAAACAAATTGAAGATAGTAACCGGAGAGATTACTGAACCTGCTGCTAACTCAAATGTCAAGGCACTTTGGGATAGGATAAATGACATGATCATATCGTGGCTGCTGAACACCATTACAGATCAAATTGGCAACTCACTAAGCTTCATTAACTTAGCTGCTGCACTCTGGAAAGAACTATAAGAGCATTATTCACAACTGGATGGTCACAGGATCTATCAATTGGCCAATGAAATTTCACAGCTGAAATAAGAAAACTGTACGGTTGAAGTTAATTATCAGAGATTAAAAGGATACTGGGATGAACTTGATGCCCTAGAAGCTCCATATATGTGTACCTGTGTATGCAATTGTGTAAATGGCAGGGTTAATtgagatgacccatcctaatccacctggacagatacattacaattggttacatcgcgaggtacttgacctctatatgatacattttacaaatattgcattcgtttttaaaagacaaacttacaTTTCATCGAAagtcgacggcatgcataccatttcataatatatccaactataattgacttaataataatcttgaagaactcaacgactcgaatgtaacgtcttttgaaatatgtcatgaatgactacaagtaatatctctaaaatgagcaaatgcacagcgaaagatttctttcatacatgagaataaacatgctttaaagtgtcaaccaaaatgttggtgagttcataagtttatcgtaatcaatcatttccataattttaatagactacaagatttcatttaatcaataatcatacactcgtaagtgtttaaaattcattcatatagattgaacacctggtaaccgacattaacaaaatgcatctagaatatccccaaacatataaacatcgaagtactaaagcagttcaaattctctgactggggcttgtcaaggcccatagatctatctttaggattcgcgtcaattggtggcaattataataaacaccaattcttaggctaccaagttcaacaagggtgatatccggtataac
This genomic window from Rutidosis leptorrhynchoides isolate AG116_Rl617_1_P2 chromosome 2, CSIRO_AGI_Rlap_v1, whole genome shotgun sequence contains:
- the LOC139888052 gene encoding uncharacterized protein, with product MTTGTSPLEGDINSPNHPLYLHQSDHPGLILISKKLTGSENYSSWRRSIMIALNAKNKLKIVTGEITEPAANSNVKALWDRINDMIISWLLNTITDQIGNSLSFINLAAALWKEL